The Flavobacterium sp. 140616W15 sequence GCTTAATGTATATTGGTTTTTAGCTTTATTGACCTTATTATCATTTGGTTTTTTGTTTTTTATAAAAATAGAAAAACCCGTAGAAATTCCGGGAGCCAACCTTGCTGATGATTTTGTGCAAATGATAAAACTGATGGGAAAGTTGCTTGTAATAGTTTTTGTAATAAGTGCCTTTTTGTTTGTAATGATTGAGCAAGGAATCATGTCTTGGTTACCAACATTTAATGATAAAGTACTTCATCTATCAGAAAACAATAGTATAATGATGGCAAGTATTCTGGCTATTTCATTGGCAATAGGAAGAATTTTGGCGGGAGAAATTACCAAAAAGATAAACTGGATTTGGGTATTGAGTTGCTGTATTATATGCGCTATGCTTATTGTGATTTTTGTATTGCCAAAAGCAGTAGGGCTAGAGGTAAAAACGATCCATTCCTTTAGTGAAATTCCATTAATAGGTTTTGCATTCCCGCTAGTAGGATTATTTATTGCACCTATTTATCCGTTGCTCAATTCGGTTATATTAAGTGCTTTGCCTAAAAAACTGCATAGCTCCATGACAGGATTAATCGTAGTGTTTTCGGCACTGGGAGGAACAATAGGCTCAAGAATAATTGGATGGTTATTCCAAAATCAAGGGCCACAAAATGCATTTTATTACACATTGATTCCGATGTCATTATTATTGGTGTCATTCTTTATATTAAAAAAAATAACGACTAAAAATGAAATTTAAACTAAACATAAATCAGACGCTACAACGGTTATTGGCACAAGAAGATACAGATGGAGATAAAAAAATTACGATAGACGATAAAGGGCCTAAAAGTTTTTTATTGGAAGACGAAAAAGGAAATTCTCTAAATGTTGAAGGAACTTATTATCTGTCTAATTTATTACAGGAATTGGCATTGTCTAAGAAAAGCAATTCAGAATTTGCAGAAATAAATAGTTCCGAAATAATAGAGAATCCTGTAAGCCGTATTTCGAGAAAAATAAAAGATTTGTATTGGAACGGATTAACGAGAACTATTGATGCAAAAGGCGTGGCAAAAATTGTAGAAGACGAAAAGATAGAAA is a genomic window containing:
- a CDS encoding sugar MFS transporter: MKKAGITAVLYLNYFVFAILLNSVGIVILKAQKNYGVNELQASILEAFKDLPIAIVSFLIASFLPRIGYKKAMLIGLGLVTFACIAMYYGNSFNYAKLLFATVGVSFALIKVSVYSLIGTVTNNQKEHNALMSSVEGVFMIGIALAYFLFPAFNTDTNPDSWLNVYWFLALLTLLSFGFLFFIKIEKPVEIPGANLADDFVQMIKLMGKLLVIVFVISAFLFVMIEQGIMSWLPTFNDKVLHLSENNSIMMASILAISLAIGRILAGEITKKINWIWVLSCCIICAMLIVIFVLPKAVGLEVKTIHSFSEIPLIGFAFPLVGLFIAPIYPLLNSVILSALPKKLHSSMTGLIVVFSALGGTIGSRIIGWLFQNQGPQNAFYYTLIPMSLLLVSFFILKKITTKNEI